The following coding sequences lie in one Arachis ipaensis cultivar K30076 chromosome B05, Araip1.1, whole genome shotgun sequence genomic window:
- the LOC107644046 gene encoding transmembrane protein 18, translated as MEEVKSAVEEHMDLMADLIQKLSSELRAGLRPAYDNFIGFFHAIDWKEPWLIGLAGFHIVLLLVTIITRRKTNFQMCLFLLTLAGVYLAERLNTVLRMNWKSFSSQNYFDPNGLFMSVLWSGPLLIIAMIILINTLFSLCYLIVRWKRAELRHRARIAHSKEE; from the exons ATGGAGGAGGTGAAATCTGCAGTGGAGGAGCACATGGATCTCATGGCAGATCTCATCCAGAAGCTCTCTTCCGAGCTTCGTGCCGGCCTCCGCCCCGCCTACGACAACTTCATCGGCTTCTTCCACGCCATTGATTGGAAG GAACCATGGTTGATTGGTTTGGCTGGGTTCCATATAGTGTTGCTTCTTGTGACTATCATCACCAGGAGGAAAACTAACTTCCAGATGTGTTTGTTCCTTCTCACAT TGGCCGGTGTATATCTCGCTGAGAGGCTTAACACTGTTCTGAGGATGAACTGGAAAAGCTTCTCTAGTCAAAACTATTTTGATCCAAATGGATTATTCATGTCAGTTCTTTGGTCGGGGCCCCTTCTCATCATTGCTATGATAATTCTG ATCAACACACTCTTCTCCTTGTGTTACTTGATTGTTAGGTGGAAAAGAGCTGAACTAAGACATCGTGCAAGGATTGCTCATAGTAAGGAGGAATAG